Proteins encoded in a region of the Saccharothrix ecbatanensis genome:
- a CDS encoding response regulator gives MTVRVFLVDDHALFRAGVRAELDSITDEIEVVGEAGSVGEAVAGIGHHRPDVVLLDVHMPDGGGAEVLRQIRTALPEVVFLALSVSDAAEDVIAVIRAGARGYVTKTISSQELVRAVVRVSEGDAVFSPRLAGFVLDAFADRPGAAPISDPELDLLTPRERDVLRLLARGYAYKEIASELFISVKTVETHVSSVLRKTQLSNRYELSRWASDRRLV, from the coding sequence ATGACCGTCCGGGTGTTCCTGGTAGACGACCACGCGCTGTTCCGCGCCGGGGTTCGGGCCGAGCTGGACTCGATCACCGACGAGATCGAGGTGGTCGGCGAGGCCGGTTCGGTCGGTGAGGCCGTTGCCGGCATCGGCCACCACCGGCCGGACGTGGTGCTGCTCGACGTGCACATGCCCGATGGTGGCGGCGCGGAGGTGCTGCGGCAGATCCGCACGGCGCTGCCCGAGGTGGTGTTCCTGGCGCTGTCGGTGTCCGACGCGGCCGAGGACGTCATCGCGGTCATCCGCGCCGGTGCGCGCGGGTACGTGACGAAGACCATCTCCAGCCAGGAGCTGGTGCGCGCGGTCGTGCGGGTCTCGGAGGGCGACGCGGTGTTCAGCCCGCGGTTGGCCGGGTTCGTGCTGGACGCGTTCGCCGACCGGCCCGGCGCGGCCCCGATCAGCGACCCGGAGCTGGACCTGCTGACGCCGCGTGAGCGGGACGTGCTGCGGCTGCTGGCGCGTGGTTACGCGTACAAGGAGATCGCGTCGGAGCTGTTCATCTCGGTGAAGACGGTCGAGACGCACGTGTCGAGCGTGCTGCGCAAGACGCAGCTGTCCAACCGCTACGAACTGTCCCGCTGGGCGTCGGACCGCAGGCTCGTCTGA